The proteins below come from a single Megalops cyprinoides isolate fMegCyp1 chromosome 5, fMegCyp1.pri, whole genome shotgun sequence genomic window:
- the tescb gene encoding tescalcin b: MGTFLSLPSQQEFQDLAEKTGFSLEQIGILHRRFTQLSHGEATLRREDFKTIQDLSCNPIRCQIIEAFFDKRNLQKNGKGSVQEIGFEDFLTIMSYFRPPRLHMTEEERAGMRREKLRFLFNMHDTDNDGTITLEEYRHVVEELLSRSGALGKETAKAIADAAMLEVASISVGHMEPDEFYEGITFEHFLKIFNNIEIETKMHIRFLNMDTTTLCT, translated from the exons ATGGGCACTTTTCTATCGCTGCCCAGTCAACAAGAATTTCAGGACCTTGCTGAAAAAACAGGCT TCTCTCTGGAGCAGATTGGGATTCTCCACCGGCgattcacacagctgagtcaCGGAGAGGCTACTCTACG AAGAGAAGACTTCAAGACAATCCAAGATCTTTCCTGTAATCCCATTCGATGCCAGATTATTGAGGCCTTCTTTGACAAAAG GAACCTTCAGAAAAACGGCAAGGGCTCTGTCCAGGAGATTGGGTTCGAAGATTTTCTGACCATTATGTCCTACTTCAGACCCCCAAGGCTGCACATGACCGAGGAGGAGAGGGCGGGGATGCGGAGGGAGAAATTGCGCT TTCTCTTCAACATGCATGACACTGACAATGATGGAACAATCACCCTGGAGGAGTACAGACAT GTGGTAGAAGAGCTCCTTTCTCGAAGTGGTGCCCTGGGCAAAGAAACAGCTAAAGCTATAGCAGACGCCGCCATGCTGGAGGTGGCCAGCATCTCTGTGGGTCACATG gaGCCAGATGAATTCTATGAAGGAATCACTTTTGAGCATTTTCTAAAG attttcaacAACATTGAGATTGAGACGAAGATGCACATACGGTTTTTAAACATGGATACCACCACTCTGTGCACATAA
- the m17 gene encoding IL-6 subfamily cytokine M17, protein MSLQALWTSPALALLSLLLVLNTERAHTAVPCRNGECVCLLPKSIRLSKFMKKEADDLLKTYMDSQGDFSELFCQMPVNGVPDAEITGHGTLERLGNIYTKLGLFLKHITVVTEEQQNLQDPENPLFQLLADAKAHIGNLATNIKYILQALYPNDTIPEAAEILPRAPSRNVFQQKIHGCVVLLRHRDFLSHVLQELKGLWVKGHACTSRAE, encoded by the exons ATGTCTCTGCAGGCACTATGGACTTCACCTGCTCTGG CTTTGCTGTCCCTTCTGCTGGTGCtcaatacagagagagcacacactgCCGTGCCCTGTCGGAATGGGGAGTGTGTCTGTCTTCTCCCAAAGAGCATCCGACTCTCCAAATTCATGAAGAAGGAGGCAGATGATCTCCTGAAAACATAC ATGGACAGTCAAGGGGACTTTTCTGAGCTGTTCTGTCAGATGCCTGTGAATGGTGTTCCCGATGCAGAGATCACAGGCCACGGAACTCTGGAACGTCTTGGAAACATTTACACCAAACTGGGGCTCTTCCTGAAGCACATCACCGTGGTGACGGAGGAACAGCAGAACCTGCAGGATCCAGAGAATCCGTTATTCCAATTGCTCGCAGATGCAAAAGCACACATCGGTAACCTGGCCACCAACATAAAATACATCCTGCAAGCCCTCTACCCCAATGACACCATCCCAGAGGCAGCTGAAATACTGCCTCGTGCCCCCTCGCGAAATGTGTTTCAGCAGAAGATTCATGGTTGTGTGGTCCTGTTGAGACACAGGGACTTCCTATCACATGTACTGCAAGAACTGAAGGGCTtgtgggtcaaaggtcacgcATGTACATCCAGGGCAGAGTGA